The following coding sequences are from one Methanosarcina sp. WWM596 window:
- a CDS encoding pyridoxamine 5'-phosphate oxidase family protein — protein MVKINEEMKTAFSKVKIFPVATASKDGVPNVVPIGFCQLVDDETIWIADNFMVKSLANLEENPNVAIYVWGPETGGCFQIKGKATIISSGEKFDKMKAIVNAAKPGLPAKTLIEVGISDVFQCAPGPEAGKKLL, from the coding sequence ATGGTAAAGATAAACGAAGAGATGAAAACTGCTTTTTCAAAAGTAAAGATCTTCCCTGTTGCAACGGCTTCAAAAGATGGCGTTCCTAACGTAGTGCCTATAGGTTTCTGCCAGCTTGTGGATGATGAGACTATCTGGATTGCAGACAACTTTATGGTTAAATCCCTGGCAAACCTGGAAGAAAATCCGAATGTTGCAATTTATGTGTGGGGTCCGGAAACAGGCGGATGCTTCCAGATAAAAGGAAAAGCTACAATTATCAGTTCAGGTGAAAAATTCGATAAAATGAAAGCAATTGTGAATGCTGCAAAGCCAGGTCTTCCTGCAAAAACCCTCATAGAAGTCGGGATAAGCGACGTCTTCCAATGTGCTCCCGGTCCTGAGGCCGGAAAGAAACTTCTCTAA
- a CDS encoding winged helix-turn-helix domain-containing protein, giving the protein MYHGGGVNIQRRSRTDIAVAILKIANNGAKKTHIVYEVNLNFNIAKKYLEMLSEKELIKNENGFFITTDKGKIFQEIAKEIKL; this is encoded by the coding sequence ATATATCATGGGGGAGGAGTTAATATTCAAAGAAGAAGCAGGACTGATATAGCGGTAGCTATTTTAAAAATAGCAAATAATGGGGCAAAGAAAACTCATATCGTTTATGAGGTAAATCTTAACTTTAACATTGCCAAAAAGTATCTGGAAATGTTGAGCGAAAAAGAACTTATCAAGAATGAAAATGGGTTTTTCATCACCACTGATAAAGGAAAGATTTTCCAGGAAATAGCTAAGGAAATCAAGCTTTAA
- a CDS encoding fasciclin domain-containing protein, whose product MEMTSIKTLEGSKFPVNITDGVKVGDANVTMTDIKADNRVIHAIDKVLIPPE is encoded by the coding sequence ATGGAAATGACATCCATTAAAACACTGGAGGGAAGCAAATTCCCGGTCAATATAACCGATGGAGTAAAAGTTGGGGATGCAAACGTCACAATGACCGATATCAAGGCCGACAACAGGGTAATCCACGCAATAGACAAAGTGCTGATCCCGCCGGAATAA
- a CDS encoding class I SAM-dependent methyltransferase family protein, with protein sequence MSFRDRVTLRDAMRGIVEPPLLPLVPKRFDYVGDIVVVSIPEELEAYRDSIVSKILSMRGNTRAVLNKVSKLEGEHRVARFEFLSGESAETFHRENGYTYRMDVRKVFFNPRLYWERARVASKVLPGESVLIPFAGVGPFVLPSAGKGAVVCAIEINPDACGCLKENVRLNRLEKQVTVIQGDAELILRHAGSLNPYIDLGNVVETESVVSPSGIACSESGKIDGFQIPEKGFDRAIMPTPYGMDHFLGEVSGLVRRGGHIHFYTFKTDSQIPELIEEYKKMGLEVEFYRRCGNVAPGVSRWVFDLLKKMSSWDVI encoded by the coding sequence ATGAGTTTTCGAGATAGAGTAACCCTGCGAGATGCAATGAGAGGAATAGTTGAACCTCCCCTGCTTCCCTTAGTCCCAAAACGCTTTGATTATGTAGGGGATATTGTAGTAGTTTCCATTCCGGAGGAACTTGAGGCTTACAGGGACTCTATTGTTTCAAAGATCCTTTCGATGAGGGGCAATACCAGGGCTGTCCTCAACAAGGTCAGCAAGCTTGAAGGTGAACACAGGGTAGCCAGATTTGAATTTCTCTCCGGTGAATCTGCAGAAACCTTTCACAGAGAAAACGGTTACACATACAGAATGGACGTAAGAAAAGTTTTTTTCAATCCCAGGCTCTACTGGGAAAGGGCACGTGTAGCCTCAAAAGTTCTTCCAGGGGAATCCGTCCTGATCCCTTTTGCAGGTGTGGGCCCCTTTGTGCTCCCTTCCGCAGGAAAAGGAGCAGTGGTCTGTGCAATCGAAATAAACCCCGATGCCTGTGGCTGCCTGAAAGAAAATGTCCGTCTGAACCGACTTGAAAAGCAGGTGACCGTAATTCAGGGAGATGCTGAATTGATTCTTCGCCACGCTGGCTCTTTAAACCCTTATATCGATCTCGGAAATGTGGTTGAAACTGAAAGTGTGGTTTCACCTTCTGGAATTGCCTGTTCTGAATCCGGGAAAATTGACGGATTCCAGATTCCGGAAAAAGGATTTGATAGAGCAATTATGCCAACCCCTTACGGCATGGACCATTTTCTCGGTGAGGTTTCAGGACTTGTAAGAAGAGGGGGGCACATCCATTTCTACACTTTCAAAACCGATTCTCAGATCCCGGAATTGATTGAAGAATACAAAAAAATGGGATTAGAGGTTGAATTTTACAGGCGTTGCGGAAACGTTGCCCCTGGCGTTAGCAGGTGGGTTTTTGACTTGCTTAAAAAAATGTCAAGTTGGGATGTTATATAA
- a CDS encoding flavin reductase family protein — protein MKLKPSKREQIFSLPVALISTVSNKGIRNAAPWSNITPILRPLEEVVLASWLKRDTLTNIRETGEFVINIPPVGMAEVVMVCSKNYPPEVDEFEMAGLKSHPSEEIMAPGIEGCLAWAECTLVEEILREKFSLIIGKVVNLEVDENFFDEEGRMDFEKAKPLSCILGSKGLTFTCPRYTGKSADYSKMVLKEKEVGE, from the coding sequence ATGAAATTAAAACCGAGTAAAAGAGAACAAATTTTCTCCCTGCCTGTTGCCCTTATTTCCACTGTCTCAAACAAAGGTATCCGAAATGCTGCTCCCTGGTCCAATATAACTCCAATCCTCCGGCCCCTAGAAGAAGTAGTACTTGCTTCCTGGCTCAAGCGCGATACTCTTACAAACATCCGGGAAACAGGAGAATTTGTTATAAATATTCCTCCCGTCGGGATGGCAGAAGTCGTCATGGTCTGCTCCAAGAATTACCCCCCGGAAGTGGATGAATTCGAAATGGCCGGACTAAAGTCCCATCCCTCGGAGGAAATTATGGCTCCAGGGATTGAGGGATGCCTTGCCTGGGCCGAATGTACCCTCGTGGAAGAGATCCTGAGAGAAAAGTTCTCCCTCATCATAGGAAAAGTCGTAAATCTGGAAGTTGATGAGAACTTTTTTGATGAGGAAGGCAGAATGGATTTTGAAAAAGCAAAACCTCTGTCCTGCATTCTCGGATCAAAAGGCCTTACTTTCACCTGTCCCAGATATACCGGCAAATCAGCAGACTACTCCAAAATGGTTTTGAAAGAAAAAGAAGTTGGAGAATAA
- a CDS encoding HEAT repeat domain-containing protein, which produces MPGNVISQHPVDTEEKEAISFRSLELLKDRAVKDKDYTVRREALLTLAKNFSDSENIFELIKERAVRDSHYSVRKNALQELARLWKESPGTLPLIIERATEDFNYEVRRAAVRELAENWKYMPEILDLIRDWAENAEDKFVRSTALQELSRCWGKSCCSLDFITGRVVKENDGFVRVIAVQSIAKYWSKELAVFQLVRDKALNDEHYSVRSAALQELAEKWSDREDIVPFIKERALKDDHYSVRGVAIQELANGWRNEPDILGFIRDRCIHDEDNMVRGTAVSLLASLWPEEPGTFELILEKAVFDEHYSVRKNAIEELVKVWHEKPETLCLIRDRLLNDSDNFVRITAVQELAKIWHADPDTLPLIKDIALKDKDEFVRDAAVRELIDGWQDETV; this is translated from the coding sequence ATGCCTGGGAATGTTATATCTCAGCACCCTGTAGATACTGAAGAAAAAGAGGCAATTTCTTTTAGGTCTCTGGAGTTGCTTAAAGATCGGGCAGTAAAAGATAAGGATTATACGGTTAGACGTGAAGCTCTCCTTACACTTGCAAAAAATTTTAGCGACAGCGAAAATATTTTTGAACTTATTAAAGAGAGAGCTGTCAGGGATAGCCATTATTCAGTCCGAAAAAACGCCCTTCAAGAACTAGCAAGGTTATGGAAGGAAAGCCCCGGAACACTTCCCCTTATAATAGAAAGGGCGACAGAAGACTTTAATTATGAGGTCCGGAGGGCTGCCGTAAGAGAACTTGCAGAGAACTGGAAGTATATGCCTGAAATTCTTGATCTTATCAGGGACTGGGCTGAAAACGCAGAAGATAAATTCGTCCGGAGTACAGCTCTTCAGGAACTTTCCAGGTGCTGGGGTAAAAGCTGTTGCAGCCTGGATTTTATAACAGGAAGGGTTGTAAAGGAAAACGATGGTTTTGTCAGGGTTATTGCTGTCCAGAGCATCGCAAAATACTGGAGTAAAGAGCTGGCTGTCTTTCAGCTCGTCAGAGATAAAGCCCTGAACGACGAACACTACTCTGTAAGGAGTGCGGCTTTGCAGGAACTGGCAGAGAAATGGTCCGATAGAGAAGATATCGTTCCTTTTATAAAAGAAAGGGCATTAAAGGATGACCATTATTCTGTAAGGGGAGTTGCAATCCAGGAACTTGCAAACGGCTGGCGAAATGAGCCCGACATCCTGGGATTTATCAGGGACAGGTGCATTCACGACGAAGACAATATGGTCAGGGGAACCGCAGTCAGCCTGCTCGCTTCCTTGTGGCCTGAAGAGCCTGGGACCTTTGAACTGATCCTGGAAAAAGCTGTTTTTGATGAACATTATTCGGTCAGGAAAAATGCCATAGAAGAGCTTGTAAAAGTCTGGCATGAAAAGCCTGAAACTCTCTGCCTTATAAGGGACAGATTGCTAAATGACAGCGATAATTTCGTACGGATTACTGCAGTTCAAGAGCTTGCAAAAATCTGGCATGCTGACCCGGATACTCTTCCTCTGATTAAGGATATAGCTCTTAAAGATAAAGACGAATTCGTAAGAGATGCAGCTGTACGGGAATTAATAGACGGCTGGCAGGACGAAACGGTATAA
- the uvrB gene encoding excinuclease ABC subunit UvrB codes for MKSSSQPPEALSEKKFETIHDARYWDSPQFKLVSDFEPKGSQPEAIRQLVEGLEKKERCQTLLGVTGSGKTYTVANVINQVKKPTLVIAHNKTLAAQLYNEFREFFPENRVEYFVSYYDYYQPESYLPAKDQYIEKDAQINPKIEQMRLAATASLMSRQDVIVVASVSCIYGLGNPENFQKMGFELKVGDKVQRKEILEKLIDIQFERNDMELMPGRFRVKGDTIDIIPGYFDDIIRVELFGDEIDRISELDKQTGQRQEEMDYFFVYPARHYVIPEEEQKSAIQSILEELEERLPELGLLESHRLKQRTLYDMEMIGETGSCKGIENYSRHFDHRQPGEQPFCLIDYFPDDFLLVIDESHQTIPQLHGMYNGDRSRKKSLIDYGFRLPSAFDNRPLKFDEFEKYMKNVIFVSATPADYEREQSFRIVEQIIRPTGLVDPEVEVRPLEGQVRDVMQEIRKIVDRGDRALVTTLTKKLAEELTDYLARNEIKARYLHSDIKTIERTEIIRELRLGRFDVLVGINLLREGLDIPEVGFIGILDADKEGFLRDSKSLIQIIGRAARNSSSKVVLYADKMTDSIKKAVSETERRRKMQIAYNKEHGIVPTTIRKPIREKVVDITDTKHIPKTDIPNVIIGLDTEMREAADRLDFERAIQLRELIKKLEKEVKTV; via the coding sequence ATGAAATCTTCCAGCCAGCCACCCGAGGCACTATCCGAAAAAAAGTTCGAAACAATACACGATGCACGGTACTGGGACAGCCCTCAGTTCAAGCTCGTTTCCGATTTTGAGCCGAAGGGATCCCAGCCAGAAGCTATCAGGCAGCTTGTAGAGGGACTGGAAAAGAAAGAAAGATGTCAGACCCTTCTGGGGGTAACCGGGTCCGGAAAGACCTATACGGTCGCAAATGTCATTAACCAGGTCAAAAAGCCGACTCTTGTTATTGCCCATAACAAGACCCTGGCTGCCCAATTATATAATGAGTTCAGGGAGTTCTTTCCTGAAAACCGCGTTGAGTACTTTGTCTCATATTATGACTATTACCAGCCCGAGTCCTATCTTCCTGCCAAAGACCAGTATATTGAAAAAGATGCGCAGATAAACCCTAAGATTGAACAGATGCGCCTCGCAGCCACAGCTTCCCTGATGTCGCGCCAGGACGTGATTGTGGTGGCGTCGGTATCCTGCATCTACGGGCTTGGAAACCCTGAGAATTTCCAGAAGATGGGGTTTGAACTGAAGGTTGGAGATAAGGTTCAGAGAAAGGAAATCCTTGAGAAACTTATCGATATTCAATTTGAAAGAAACGATATGGAACTCATGCCCGGGCGCTTTCGCGTAAAAGGGGACACCATTGATATCATTCCCGGTTACTTCGATGACATCATCCGGGTCGAGCTCTTCGGGGACGAGATAGACAGGATTTCCGAACTGGACAAGCAGACGGGGCAGCGACAAGAAGAGATGGACTATTTTTTCGTCTATCCTGCAAGACATTATGTCATCCCTGAAGAGGAGCAGAAAAGTGCAATCCAGTCCATCCTTGAAGAGCTTGAAGAGCGCCTGCCTGAACTCGGGCTGCTCGAGTCTCACCGGCTGAAGCAGCGCACGCTTTATGACATGGAAATGATAGGGGAAACCGGCAGCTGTAAAGGTATTGAGAACTACTCAAGACACTTTGACCACAGGCAGCCCGGAGAACAGCCTTTCTGCCTGATCGACTATTTCCCTGATGATTTTCTTCTGGTCATTGACGAAAGCCACCAGACCATCCCCCAGCTGCACGGGATGTATAACGGAGACCGCTCACGGAAAAAGAGCCTTATTGATTACGGCTTCAGGCTCCCCAGTGCATTTGATAACAGGCCTCTGAAGTTTGACGAATTTGAAAAGTACATGAAAAACGTGATCTTCGTCTCGGCAACCCCTGCAGACTATGAGCGAGAGCAGTCCTTCCGGATCGTGGAACAGATTATCCGCCCTACCGGCCTTGTTGACCCTGAGGTTGAGGTACGCCCCCTCGAGGGACAGGTCAGGGACGTCATGCAGGAGATCCGAAAAATAGTGGATAGGGGGGACCGTGCCCTCGTGACTACCCTAACCAAAAAGCTCGCCGAGGAACTGACCGATTACCTTGCCAGAAACGAGATCAAAGCCCGCTACTTGCACTCCGATATCAAGACCATCGAAAGGACTGAAATCATTCGTGAACTGCGCCTCGGCAGGTTTGATGTCCTTGTAGGGATCAACCTGCTAAGGGAAGGGCTTGACATCCCCGAAGTGGGCTTCATCGGGATTCTTGATGCAGATAAGGAAGGTTTCCTCAGAGACTCAAAGAGCCTCATCCAGATCATAGGCCGCGCAGCCCGAAACTCGAGTTCGAAGGTCGTCCTCTACGCCGACAAAATGACCGACTCCATCAAAAAAGCTGTCAGCGAAACGGAGCGCCGCCGCAAAATGCAGATCGCCTACAACAAAGAACACGGCATTGTCCCGACAACCATTCGAAAACCGATCAGGGAAAAAGTAGTGGATATTACCGACACAAAGCATATCCCGAAGACCGATATTCCCAACGTGATCATCGGACTGGATACGGAGATGAGGGAAGCTGCCGACAGGCTGGACTTTGAGCGCGCAATCCAGCTCAGGGAGCTGATAAAGAAGCTGGAAAAAGAGGTAAAAACAGTATAA
- a CDS encoding inorganic diphosphatase, with the protein MKIIIETPKYSFSKYQKTEKGYERAFFSPLPTIFNYGFIEGTKGPDGMEEDVVVLGPRMSRGDTLEREGFDGLVKFLDNSVRDDKKIVYISGFYSPSLLAFYFRLYALFKTFLYALHEGKITRCRFEGIVFEKLH; encoded by the coding sequence ATGAAAATAATTATAGAAACTCCCAAATACAGTTTTTCAAAATACCAAAAGACAGAAAAAGGCTATGAAAGAGCTTTTTTTTCTCCCCTTCCCACCATCTTTAATTATGGTTTTATAGAAGGCACAAAAGGCCCTGACGGTATGGAAGAAGATGTGGTCGTGCTCGGTCCCCGCATGTCCAGAGGGGACACTCTTGAAAGAGAAGGTTTTGACGGCCTGGTAAAATTTCTGGATAACTCCGTTCGAGACGATAAAAAAATAGTATATATTAGTGGCTTTTACTCTCCTTCTCTGCTCGCTTTTTATTTCAGGCTTTATGCCCTGTTCAAAACCTTTCTCTATGCCCTACACGAGGGAAAAATTACAAGGTGCAGGTTTGAAGGAATCGTATTTGAGAAGTTACATTGA
- a CDS encoding pyridoxamine 5'-phosphate oxidase family protein, protein MTEDLKDKICEYLATHYYLNFATLSPQGRPMAHTMAYVSKNEIVYLATNKNTRKVQNIMQNPQVAFTVDEDDPDWFDMQALQVEGRASIVIDERELREIGEIMTAKFPITADMPPDPDTIMIKIEPEVVYYLDYSIEFGYRVKVDF, encoded by the coding sequence ATGACAGAAGATCTTAAAGATAAGATTTGTGAATACCTTGCAACTCACTATTACCTGAACTTCGCAACCTTGAGCCCTCAGGGCAGGCCGATGGCTCATACAATGGCGTATGTTTCCAAAAACGAAATTGTATACCTGGCAACAAATAAAAACACCCGGAAAGTCCAGAATATCATGCAAAATCCGCAGGTAGCATTTACTGTTGATGAGGATGATCCTGACTGGTTTGATATGCAGGCACTTCAGGTAGAAGGCAGGGCATCGATAGTTATCGATGAGCGGGAACTGCGGGAAATCGGTGAGATCATGACAGCCAAATTCCCTATTACTGCAGATATGCCGCCTGATCCGGATACTATCATGATAAAAATAGAACCCGAGGTTGTCTATTATCTGGATTATAGCATTGAGTTCGGGTATAGGGTAAAGGTTGATTTCTGA
- a CDS encoding TIGR04083 family peptide-modifying radical SAM enzyme, protein MPFHVMLIPTLGCPANCSYCWSSEEKSPIMSIETIKEVVEWLKNFREDSVTFTFHGGEPLLAGADFYREALPLLVEGLTPRQIAFAIQTNLWKLTPEIAQIFAEYNIPVGSSLDGPQELNDLQRGKGYYEKTMRGYEIAKAHGLNVRFITTFTSHSIKFKEDIFNFYLEKGLILKLHPCLPSLKDDNPDKWALDPEEYGKLLIYLLDKYLENMGRIEVMNIDNMCKGVFTGRGTVCTFVDCMGDTFAVGPDGGIYPCYRFVGLPEYVMGNVYDHPTMADLAQSDAWKLMHQYKEYVDTACGKCAHIRYCRGGCPYNAIVPTDGEIKGVDPHCIAYKMVFDEITSRVNEEMFGSSGMENMFQPQSMKSSKSGIMSLILKRT, encoded by the coding sequence ATGCCTTTCCACGTGATGCTAATCCCTACCCTTGGCTGTCCTGCAAATTGTAGTTATTGCTGGAGTTCCGAGGAGAAATCCCCTATAATGAGCATCGAAACCATAAAAGAAGTAGTTGAATGGCTCAAAAATTTCAGGGAAGATTCGGTTACCTTTACCTTCCATGGAGGGGAGCCGCTCCTGGCCGGCGCGGATTTTTACCGGGAAGCTTTACCTTTACTTGTTGAGGGTTTAACCCCCAGACAAATCGCTTTTGCAATCCAGACAAATCTCTGGAAGCTTACTCCGGAGATAGCCCAGATTTTTGCCGAATACAATATTCCGGTTGGTTCCAGCCTGGACGGCCCCCAGGAGCTTAACGACCTGCAAAGGGGAAAAGGATATTATGAAAAGACTATGAGAGGCTATGAGATTGCAAAAGCTCATGGACTGAATGTAAGGTTTATCACCACATTCACCTCTCATTCCATAAAGTTCAAGGAAGATATTTTCAATTTTTACCTGGAAAAGGGTTTAATCCTTAAACTGCACCCCTGCCTGCCTTCTTTAAAGGACGACAACCCCGATAAATGGGCACTTGACCCGGAAGAGTATGGAAAACTGCTAATCTACCTTCTTGACAAATATCTGGAAAACATGGGCCGTATTGAGGTCATGAACATTGACAACATGTGTAAAGGTGTGTTCACAGGCCGGGGCACTGTATGTACCTTCGTTGACTGTATGGGGGATACTTTTGCAGTGGGCCCTGATGGCGGGATATACCCATGCTATCGCTTCGTAGGCCTGCCAGAGTACGTAATGGGCAATGTTTATGATCACCCGACTATGGCAGACCTGGCCCAGTCCGATGCCTGGAAACTCATGCACCAATATAAGGAGTATGTGGACACAGCATGCGGCAAATGCGCCCATATCAGGTACTGCAGAGGCGGGTGCCCTTACAATGCCATAGTACCCACCGACGGGGAAATAAAAGGTGTTGATCCACACTGCATTGCCTATAAGATGGTATTTGATGAAATAACCAGTCGGGTCAACGAGGAAATGTTCGGTTCCTCTGGCATGGAAAATATGTTTCAGCCGCAGTCTATGAAATCCTCCAAGTCAGGCATAATGTCCCTTATTTTAAAACGAACGTAA
- the uvrC gene encoding excinuclease ABC subunit UvrC gives MIDLDALPHLPGCYLFKDEDGVVLYVGKAKDLKKRVSSYFQKKDHDPKTASLVQAARGLDFIVTNTEVEALLLENILIKKHWPRYNILLKDSKRYACIHLTGDKFPRIRISRKNTGEGEFFGPFVSAKERDYIFEVVRKTFQLRTCKKMPVRACLRYHIGVCSGPCIGNISMEEYGEKVKRAISVLKGNIRELIESMEIEMKELASRQRFEQALELRDEIAALESLQEKQNMERQKKHDEDILNYIVRDDTVYLMLFKVYKGILEDKQDYIFAFGQEFLEEFLVQYYSENDPPEELIVPEPLEESLIEFLAHVKGKKVKVTVPKQGEKKELLDLVLKNVEIGFFGDRKKIEALQNKLSLPKLPNVIECFDISHLSGTATVGSMVQFRGGRPDKHNYRRFKIESVEGIDDFASIAEVVRRRYSRLLKEKHDMPDLIVIDGGKGQLSSAFQELRKLKLRVPIISIAKREEEIYVPGLKSPLPIKKDEKASLFVQEIRDEAHRFAINYNRLLRQKSLIPKS, from the coding sequence ATGATTGATCTGGATGCTCTTCCACACCTGCCCGGCTGCTACCTTTTTAAAGATGAAGACGGGGTTGTGCTCTACGTGGGGAAGGCAAAGGACCTTAAAAAAAGAGTGAGCAGCTATTTCCAGAAAAAAGACCACGACCCTAAAACAGCGAGCCTTGTGCAGGCTGCTAGGGGTCTTGACTTCATTGTAACAAATACCGAGGTTGAAGCCCTGCTCCTTGAGAATATCCTGATCAAGAAGCACTGGCCCAGGTACAATATTCTCCTCAAGGACTCGAAGCGATATGCCTGCATCCACCTTACCGGAGATAAATTTCCCAGGATCAGGATTTCTCGGAAGAATACCGGAGAGGGAGAGTTTTTCGGGCCTTTCGTTTCTGCAAAGGAAAGGGACTATATCTTCGAGGTCGTAAGAAAAACCTTCCAGCTCAGGACCTGTAAAAAAATGCCTGTGCGTGCCTGCCTCCGTTATCACATAGGAGTATGCAGCGGACCCTGTATAGGCAACATTTCTATGGAGGAGTACGGAGAGAAGGTAAAAAGGGCGATTTCTGTCCTTAAGGGCAACATCAGGGAACTCATCGAGTCAATGGAAATAGAAATGAAAGAGCTGGCTTCCAGGCAGCGGTTTGAGCAGGCCCTGGAACTCCGGGATGAGATTGCAGCCCTTGAAAGCCTCCAGGAAAAGCAAAATATGGAGAGGCAGAAGAAACATGATGAGGACATCCTGAACTACATTGTCAGGGATGATACTGTTTATCTCATGCTTTTCAAGGTTTACAAAGGGATCCTGGAAGATAAGCAGGATTACATCTTTGCCTTTGGGCAGGAGTTTCTGGAAGAATTTCTGGTACAGTATTATTCCGAGAATGATCCACCTGAGGAACTTATTGTTCCCGAGCCTCTTGAAGAGTCCCTTATAGAATTCCTGGCGCATGTGAAGGGAAAGAAAGTGAAGGTTACGGTTCCGAAGCAGGGAGAGAAAAAAGAACTTCTCGATCTTGTCCTGAAGAATGTTGAAATCGGATTTTTTGGGGACAGAAAAAAAATCGAAGCTCTGCAGAACAAACTCTCCCTCCCAAAACTTCCGAATGTTATCGAATGCTTCGATATCTCCCACCTCTCAGGTACAGCTACGGTCGGCTCTATGGTGCAGTTCAGGGGGGGCAGGCCTGATAAACATAATTACCGGCGCTTCAAAATAGAAAGTGTGGAGGGAATCGATGATTTCGCTTCCATTGCAGAAGTTGTGCGGAGGCGCTATTCCCGCCTGCTTAAAGAAAAACACGACATGCCTGATTTAATTGTTATAGATGGAGGTAAAGGGCAATTATCTTCAGCTTTCCAGGAACTCCGGAAACTGAAGCTCAGGGTTCCGATAATTTCCATTGCCAAGCGGGAAGAAGAAATTTATGTGCCAGGGCTTAAATCCCCTCTCCCCATTAAAAAAGATGAAAAAGCCTCACTCTTTGTCCAGGAAATCCGGGACGAGGCTCACAGGTTTGCAATCAACTACAACCGTCTGCTCAGGCAAAAATCATTGATCCCAAAATCGTAA
- a CDS encoding GAF domain-containing protein, with translation MAKVASNTAKNGNSSRQKSCKYLNEMALCNALEMAKELISVINKVPVTVFLWRPEKYWPAEFVSENIKQFGYTVEEFTSGKLLYGNIVHPDDLERVERELSRRIEEEYVDFSQEYRILTKSGEVRWVDERTFIEADENGVVKYLKGIILDITGRKRKEKLLYIQRDLGIALSTSTHLDETLDRLLDSCLQIDEINAGGIYLIDEETGDMSLAIHRGLSPIFVENASNFSASSPNAKLVMIGQPVYKQHIDLLLTSRDEALRQEKLRATAIIPVRSGKKVIAAFYLASRIEYELSDSVRTVIETIATQFGVFISRIRLEEKLKECVKKRKS, from the coding sequence ATGGCTAAAGTGGCTTCGAATACGGCTAAAAATGGAAATAGTAGCAGGCAAAAGTCCTGCAAATATCTCAATGAGATGGCTTTATGCAATGCACTTGAGATGGCAAAGGAGTTGATCTCAGTAATAAATAAAGTCCCTGTCACTGTTTTCCTGTGGCGTCCCGAGAAGTACTGGCCTGCAGAGTTTGTTTCTGAGAATATAAAGCAGTTCGGGTATACGGTAGAAGAATTCACATCAGGAAAACTTCTTTATGGGAACATTGTGCACCCTGACGACCTTGAAAGGGTCGAAAGAGAGCTATCAAGAAGGATTGAAGAAGAATACGTTGACTTCTCTCAGGAATACCGGATACTGACAAAGTCCGGAGAAGTACGCTGGGTTGATGAAAGAACCTTTATCGAAGCCGATGAGAACGGGGTCGTAAAGTACCTTAAAGGCATAATCCTTGATATTACCGGACGAAAAAGAAAAGAGAAGTTGCTTTATATCCAGAGGGACCTTGGAATTGCTCTGAGCACTTCAACTCACCTGGATGAGACGCTTGACAGGTTGCTTGATTCATGTCTCCAGATAGATGAAATCAATGCTGGTGGTATCTATCTGATTGATGAAGAGACCGGCGATATGTCTCTTGCTATCCATCGTGGCCTTTCCCCTATCTTTGTCGAGAATGCCTCTAATTTTAGTGCAAGTTCTCCAAATGCCAAGCTCGTTATGATAGGGCAGCCTGTCTATAAGCAGCACATAGACCTTCTTCTAACCTCTAGAGATGAGGCGCTCCGGCAGGAAAAACTCAGGGCTACGGCAATAATTCCTGTAAGGTCCGGAAAAAAGGTTATTGCTGCCTTTTATCTTGCTTCGAGGATAGAGTATGAACTTTCGGATAGCGTGCGCACGGTTATTGAAACCATTGCAACCCAGTTTGGGGTTTTTATTTCCCGTATCCGACTTGAAGAAAAACTAAAAGAATGTGTGAAGAAGCGAAAGTCCTGA
- a CDS encoding DUF1508 domain-containing protein, whose translation MPKFEVYIDAANEYRFRLRARNGQIITISQGYKSKEGCLKGIESVKTNAPIARIVVLEKEEAENK comes from the coding sequence ATGCCAAAATTTGAAGTATATATTGATGCAGCAAATGAATACCGTTTCAGGTTAAGAGCAAGAAACGGGCAGATCATCACGATAAGCCAGGGGTATAAAAGCAAGGAAGGTTGTTTGAAGGGGATCGAATCCGTGAAAACAAATGCTCCGATTGCGCGAATTGTCGTACTTGAGAAAGAAGAAGCCGAAAATAAATGA